Proteins from one Emys orbicularis isolate rEmyOrb1 chromosome 2, rEmyOrb1.hap1, whole genome shotgun sequence genomic window:
- the DGAT1 gene encoding diacylglycerol O-acyltransferase 1 — protein MGERGAGGSRRRRSGPRRPSAGSPAEGEPEREAEPPRGVPEPAAEPPAESDPDNCGDFRCHKVQESLLSSSSGYSNYRGILNWCVVMLVLSNARLFLENLIKYGILVDPIQVVSLFLKDPYSWPSLCLVIVANVFALVALHTERRLAAGSISENVGSVVHAFNLLTILCFPALVVLVVSSVTPVGAVFALSIYTILFLKLFSFRDVNKWCRARGRAKAARVRPASGPKKANGEVAQSGVCYPANLTYKDMYYFLFAPTLCYELNFPRSPRIRKRFLLRRLFEMLFFIQLLVGLIQQWMVPTIQNSMKPFRDMDYSRIIERLLKLAVPNHLIWLIFFYWFFHSSLNVLAEVMQFGDREFYRDWWNSESVTYFWQNWNIPVHKWCLRHFYKPIIKRGVSKWTAQTAVFLASAFFHEYLVSVPLKMFRLWAFMGMMAQIPLAWLVGRFLRGNYGNAAVWISLIIGQPIAVLMYVHDYYVLNYEGSQ, from the exons atgggggagcgcggcgcgggcGGCTCCCGCCGCAGGAGGTCCGGGCCCCGGCGGCCCAGCGCGGGCAGCCCGGCCGAGGGGGAGCCCGAGCGGGAGGCGGAGCCGCCCCGGGGGGTCCCGGAGCCGGCAGCGGAGCCCCCCGCGGAGAGCGACCCCGACAACTGCGGGGACTTCAG GTGTCACAAGGTGCAGGAGTCTCTGCTCAGCTCGTCCAGTGGGTACAGCAACTACCGGGGCATCCTGAACTGGTGTGTGGTCATGCTG GTCTTGAGCAACGCCCGGCTCTTCCTGGAAAACCTCATCAA ATACGGGATCCTGGTGGATCCAATCCAAGTGGTCTCCCTCTTCCTGAAGGACCCCTACAGCTGGCCCTCCTTGTGCCTTGTCATTG TGGCTAACGTGTTTGCGCTGGTTGCCCTGCACACGGAGAGACGCCTGGCAGCG GGCTCCATCTCGGAGAACGTCGGCTCCGTCGTCCATGCGTTCAACCTCCTGACCATCCTGTGTTTCCCAGCGCTGGTGGTGCTGGTGGTCTCCTCCGTCACTCCAG TCGGCGCTGTGTTCGCTTTGTCCATCTACACCATCCTCTTCCTCAAGCTCTTCTCCTTCAGGGACGTGAACAAGTGGTGCCGAGCCAGGGGCCGGGCGAAGGCTGCGCGCGTGCGCCCAG CTTCTGGGCCGAAGAAAGCCAATGGGGAGGTGGCGCAGAGCGGGGTGTGCTATCCAGCTAACCTGACCTATAAAG ACATGTACTACTTCCTGTTTGCTCCCACGCTCTGCTATGAGCTGAACTTCCCTCGCTCGCCCCGGATACGCAAGCGCTTCCTGCTCCGCAGGCTCTTCGAGATG CTCTTCTTTATCCAGCTGCTGGTGGGGCTGATACAGCAG TGGATGGTCCCCACTATCCAGAACTCGATGAAACCTTTCCGG GATATGGACTACTCCCGAATCATAGAGCGCCTCCTGAAGCTGGCT GTCCCTAATCACTTGATCTGGCTCATCTTCTTTTACTGGTTCTTCCACTCGTCCCTGAATGTCCTGGCTGAAGTGATGCAGTTTGGCGACCGGGAGTTCTACAGGGACTGGTG GAACTCTGAGTCCGTGACGTACTTCTGGCAGAACTGGAACATACCGGTGCACAAGTGGTGTCTCAG GCACTTCTACAAGCCAATCATAAAGAGGGGGGTCAGCAAATGGACagcccagactgcagtgttcctggcaTCGGCTTTCTTCCACGAG TACTTGGTGAGTGTGCCCCTGAAGATGTTCCGGCTGTGGGCATTCATGGGGATGATGGCTCAG ATCCCGCTGGCCTGGCTTGTGGGAAGGTTCCTCAGAGGCAACTATGGGAACGCAGCCGTATGGATCTCCTTGATCATCGGGCAGCCGATAGCCGTCCTGATGTACGTTCACGACTACTACGTGCTCAACTACGAAGGCAGCCAATGA